DNA sequence from the Vicia villosa cultivar HV-30 ecotype Madison, WI linkage group LG3, Vvil1.0, whole genome shotgun sequence genome:
aaaaaaataaaataaaagcaaacccTGAGAATCCTTGATCATTGCATGGGTTAGTATGATGACAATAGCACCCGTGTTAGTTGGGTCATTATAATATTCCAAAAACTTAATACCATAGCTCTCCCATAATGTGCAGTTAATGATGTCACCGCTGAGATGTTAAACCAAGAATTGGATTAAGAAAAATTTACATTGAATCATAATAATCGAAAAATAAATACTGAAAGAGGATTAAGGGTAACAAATGTACCTCAAATCTTTGAGACTGAGGGCCACAAATGTCTTCTTTCCTGGAGTGTTTGATTGCATATTGTTTATCTCATGTACAACACCTATAATATCTGCAAAAGAGATCAAATATGGCAAATGTTATAAGTAAATGGATCCTTATAAGAAGTAAAGGGTGCTTAATGTTTTTTTCTACCTTCAAGTCTGTTAAGATGACATTTGCCTGCATTGATTTCGCAAAACTCTTTGAAATAATACTTCAGAGGGGGAATATTTTGTACATCCATGTGTTTCATGGTCGTACCACCAAGGAACACGAATTTCTTTGAATGGTCACATAGCTTCCACTGAAAATCGTTATCAAATACAGTCCCGTTGTTGATTATGCAAGTCATATTCtcttgaattcttgatttccacTTATCTGTATGATCAGCCCGAATCAAAACTTGAATTCGATCACCCTAACAACAAATGTAAAATATGGTTAATCCCAGAAATCGCTTGCTAATAATGAAAAAATGCAACATTAAACGAAAATGAAATACTTATACCGCAGCATCCATGATAACCATCTCCAGATGTTCAGCACCCTTACTGTTAACAACGCTCCATAGATCAATAATTCGAACAGCCAATCTCCATGTTTCCTTCTTGTCGCTGATGTCTTTTATGCAGTCAAATTTACGACTCATATTCTGTAGAAATGGAAAAATAGATAGATTAAAACAATAGTCGTTTAGAAAAACAACTAACAGTGTGGCATGGAAGATGTATCGCAAAATCTacgtgaaaaagaaaaacctaatATTGATGGGCGGAAACAGGAGAGGAAGATAAGCCAAATGTAGGGTTTGGAGCTTGAAATCAAAAGCCATAATATATATAGAAGGATGATAGAAGAAGTGAAATTTTCTTGAGCAACCAAAGAGAAAAAGCGTGCAAATGGTTTTGCTCTATTCCATGCAGCTTTG
Encoded proteins:
- the LOC131659510 gene encoding uncharacterized protein LOC131659510; this translates as MKHMDVQNIPPLKYYFKEFCEINAGKCHLNRLEDIIGVVHEINNMQSNTPGKKTFVALSLKDLSGDIINCTLWESYGIKFLEYYNDPTNTGAIVIILTHAMIKDSQGLLLFYFFLLLPYHIFSTML